A region from the Arachis ipaensis cultivar K30076 chromosome B01, Araip1.1, whole genome shotgun sequence genome encodes:
- the LOC107639056 gene encoding calmodulin-binding transcription activator 5 isoform X4 (The sequence of the model RefSeq protein was modified relative to this genomic sequence to represent the inferred CDS: added 54 bases not found in genome assembly) yields the protein MMMANNFAGRLVGSEIHGFHTLQDLDLGNIMEEARTRWLRPNEIHAILCNSKYFTINVKPVNLPTCGTIVLFDRKMLRNFRKDGHNWKKKKDGKTVKEAHEHLKVGNEERIHVYYAHGQDNPGFVRRCYWLLDKSLEHIVLVHYRETQELQASPAAPINSHSSSGSDPNAPWILSEEIDSGIKTTNAGEINNNITVKSHEQRLHEINTLEWDDLVVANDPNTSTINGGGKVPHFDQQNQSNLSNVANNLSAEIPSFDNLTQPIAGSHTFPENLNLQTDNQMNPNEQINHNVLVNGVFLDTLGNGGLQSQDSFGMWVNHMLSDSPCSVDESAVESSVSSIHESYSSLVGDDKQTSLPEQVFNLTDVSPAWVPSTEKSKILVTGFFHKDADLSKSNLLCVCGDVSVPVECVQVGVYRCWVPPHSPGFVNLYLSFDGHKPISQVVNFEYRTPILHDPAAFMENNDNWDKFQFEMRLSYLLFTKKNSLDVFSCTVSPKRLKEARNFAIRTSFISNSWQCLMKSTQYNRIPYSQAKEDLFGISLRSRLKEWILERIILGCKTTEYDAQGQSVIHLCAILDYTWAVSLFSWSGLSLDFRDKFGWTALHWAAYYGREKMVATLLSAGAKPNLVTDPTPQNPGGQTAADLAYMNGYDGLAAYLSEKALVRQFNDMSLAGNISGQLETNTTDPEDPENLSEDQLYLKDTLAAYRTAAQAAARIQAAFREHSLKLQTETIELLTPEAEARKIVAAMKIQHAFRNFESRKMMKAAARIQYTYRTWKIRREFLNMRHQAIKIQAAFRCFQLRKHYRKILWSVGVVEKALLRWRLKRKGLRGLHVNNADQKQEGDGEEEFFRIGRKQAEERVERSVVRVQAMFRSKKAQQDYRRMKLALNQANLDREYEEFLGTEDNMEI from the exons ATGATGATGGCAAATAACTTTGCGGGCCGGTTGGTAGGCTCAGAGATTCATGGATTCCACACATTGCAAG ACTTGGATTTGGGGAACATAATGGAGGAAGCAAGAACCAGATGGCTTCGTCCCAATGAGATTCACGCCATACTTTGCAATTCCAAGTACTTCACAATCAATGTCAAGCCAGTGAATTTGCCCACAT GTGGTACTATTGTATTATTTGACCGCAAGATGCTTAGGAACTTTCGGAAAGATGGGCACAactggaaaaagaaaaaggatgGTAAAACTGTTAAAGAAGCTCATGAGCACTTAAAG GTTGGTAATGAAGAAAGGATCCATGTCTATTATGCACATGGACAAGATAACCCAGGCTTTGTTCGTAGATGTTATTGGTTACTTGACAA GAGTTTGGAACACATAGTCCTTGTTCATTATCGTGAAACACAGGAG TTGCAAGCTTCTCCTGCCGCACCCATAAATTCGCACTCTAGTTCTGGCTCTGACCCAAATGCCCCATGGATTTTATCCGAAGAAATAGATTCCGGGATCAAAACTACAAATGCTGGTG AGATTAATAACAATATAACCGTCAAGAGTCACGAGCAAAGGCTTCATGAGATTAATACACTTGAATGGGATGACCTAGTGGTTGCAAATGATCCTAACACCTCGACTATTAATGGAG GAGGCAAAGTTCCACATTTTGATCAACAGAATCAAAGTAATCTCAGCAAT GTAGCCAACAATCTTTCTGCAGAAATCCCTTCTTTTGATAATCTAACGCAACCAATTGCTGGGAGTCACACTTTTCCGGAGAATCTTAATCTTCAGACAGACAATCAAATGAATCCAAATGAGCAGATAAATCATAATGTCTTAGTTAATGGTGTTTTCTTGGACACTTTGGGCAATGGTGGATTGCAAAGTCAGGATAGCTTTGGAATGTGGGTGAACCATATGTTGTCGGATTCGCCATGTTCAGTAGATGAGTCAGCTGTTGAATCATCAGTGTCATCCATTCACGAATCATATTCATCTCTAGTAGGGGATGATAAGCAAACTTCTTTgccagaacaagtatttaatctcACTGATGTGTCACCTGCATGGGTGCCTTCTACTGAGAAATCAAAG ATCCTCGTGACTGGATTCTTTCATAAGGATGCTGACCTTTCAAAGTCCAATCTATTGTGTGTCTGTGGTGATGTAAGTGTTCCTGTAGAATGTGTTCAGGTTGGGGTCTACCGATGTTGGGTACCTCCACATTCTCCTGGATTTGTGAATCTCTACTTGAGCTTTGATGGCCATAAACCTATCAGCCAAGTTGTTAATTTTGAGTATCGTACTCCCATTCTGCATGATCCTGCGGCTTTTATGGAAAACAATGACAACTGGGACAAGTTCCAATTCGAGATGAGGCTTTCTTATCTGCTTTTTACCAAAAAGAATAGTCTTGATGTCTTCTCTTGTACAGTATCACCTAAGAGACTAAAGGAGGCGAGAAACTTTGCCATCAGAACGTCGTTTATTTCCAATAGTTGGCAATGCTTGATGAAGTCAACTCAATACAACAGAATTCCATATTCACAAGCAAAAGAAGACCTATTTGGAATTTCTTTAAGAAGCAGACTAAAGGAATGGATTTTGGAAAGAATTATTTTAGGCTGTAAGACTACTGAATATGATGCACAAGGCCAAAGTGTAATCCATTTGTGCGCGATTCTGGATTATACTTGGGCTGTTTCCCTATTTTCATGGTCAGGCTTGTCACTGGATTTCCGTGACAAGTTTGGGTGGACAGCTCTTCATTGGGCAGCATATTATGGAAG GGAGAAAATGGTTGCAACTCTTTTGTCGGCTGGGGCAAAGCCAAATTTGGTTACAGATCCAACTCCACAAAATCCTGGTGGACAAACTGCTGCTGATCTCGCATATATGAACGGTTATGATGGCTTAGCAGCTTATCTTTCAGAAAAGGCTCTGGTGAGGCAGTTCAATGACATGAGCTTAGCTGGAAATATCAGTGGCCAGCTAGAAACCAACACAACTGACCCAGAAGATCCTGAGAACCTTTCAGAGGACCAGCTGTACCTGAAGGATACATTGGCAGCTTATCGAACAGCTGCTCAGGCAGCAGCACGCATACAAGCTGCATTTAGAGAGCATTCCCTAAAACTGCAAACTGAAACCATTGAGCTTTTGACACCAGAGGCTGAAGCACGCAAAATAGTTGCAGCAATGAAGATTCAGCACGCCTTTAGGAATTTCGAGTCGAGGAAAATGATGAAAGCTGCTGCTCGCATTCAGTACACATACCGCACATGGAAGATTCGCAGAGAATTCCTCAACATGCGTCATCAGGCTATTAAAATTCAA GCTGCTTTCCGGTGCTTTCAATTGAGGAAGCATTATCGTAAAATTTTGTGGTCTGTCGGGGTGGTCGAGAAAGCACTATTGCGTTGGCGTTTAAAGAGAAAAGGTTTGCGTGGGCTGCATGTTAACAATGCCGATCAGAAGCAGGAAGGTGATGGAGAGGAGGAATTCTTTCGAATTGGTAGGAAGCAAGCTGAAGAGCGTGTCGAGAGATCTGTAGTGCGTGTGCAGGCCATGTTCCGTTCAAAGAAGGCACAACAAGATTATAGGAGGATGAAGCTGGCCCTTAATCAAGCAAAT
- the LOC107639056 gene encoding calmodulin-binding transcription activator 5 isoform X2 (The sequence of the model RefSeq protein was modified relative to this genomic sequence to represent the inferred CDS: added 54 bases not found in genome assembly), producing MMMANNFAGRLVGSEIHGFHTLQDLDLGNIMEEARTRWLRPNEIHAILCNSKYFTINVKPVNLPTCGTIVLFDRKMLRNFRKDGHNWKKKKDGKTVKEAHEHLKVGNEERIHVYYAHGQDNPGFVRRCYWLLDKSLEHIVLVHYRETQELQASPAAPINSHSSSGSDPNAPWILSEEIDSGIKTTNAEINNNITVKSHEQRLHEINTLEWDDLVVANDPNTSTINGGGKVPHFDQQNQSNLSNWFYQQVANNLSAEIPSFDNLTQPIAGSHTFPENLNLQTDNQMNPNEQINHNVLVNGVFLDTLGNGGLQSQDSFGMWVNHMLSDSPCSVDESAVESSVSSIHESYSSLVGDDKQTSLPEQVFNLTDVSPAWVPSTEKSKILVTGFFHKDADLSKSNLLCVCGDVSVPVECVQVGVYRCWVPPHSPGFVNLYLSFDGHKPISQVVNFEYRTPILHDPAAFMENNDNWDKFQFEMRLSYLLFTKKNSLDVFSCTVSPKRLKEARNFAIRTSFISNSWQCLMKSTQYNRIPYSQAKEDLFGISLRSRLKEWILERIILGCKTTEYDAQGQSVIHLCAILDYTWAVSLFSWSGLSLDFRDKFGWTALHWAAYYGREKMVATLLSAGAKPNLVTDPTPQNPGGQTAADLAYMNGYDGLAAYLSEKALVRQFNDMSLAGNISGQLETNTTDPEDPENLSEDQLYLKDTLAAYRTAAQAAARIQAAFREHSLKLQTETIELLTPEAEARKIVAAMKIQHAFRNFESRKMMKAAARIQYTYRTWKIRREFLNMRHQAIKIQAAFRCFQLRKHYRKILWSVGVVEKALLRWRLKRKGLRGLHVNNADQKQEGDGEEEFFRIGRKQAEERVERSVVRVQAMFRSKKAQQDYRRMKLALNQANLDREYEEFLGTEDNMEI from the exons ATGATGATGGCAAATAACTTTGCGGGCCGGTTGGTAGGCTCAGAGATTCATGGATTCCACACATTGCAAG ACTTGGATTTGGGGAACATAATGGAGGAAGCAAGAACCAGATGGCTTCGTCCCAATGAGATTCACGCCATACTTTGCAATTCCAAGTACTTCACAATCAATGTCAAGCCAGTGAATTTGCCCACAT GTGGTACTATTGTATTATTTGACCGCAAGATGCTTAGGAACTTTCGGAAAGATGGGCACAactggaaaaagaaaaaggatgGTAAAACTGTTAAAGAAGCTCATGAGCACTTAAAG GTTGGTAATGAAGAAAGGATCCATGTCTATTATGCACATGGACAAGATAACCCAGGCTTTGTTCGTAGATGTTATTGGTTACTTGACAA GAGTTTGGAACACATAGTCCTTGTTCATTATCGTGAAACACAGGAG TTGCAAGCTTCTCCTGCCGCACCCATAAATTCGCACTCTAGTTCTGGCTCTGACCCAAATGCCCCATGGATTTTATCCGAAGAAATAGATTCCGGGATCAAAACTACAAATGCTG AGATTAATAACAATATAACCGTCAAGAGTCACGAGCAAAGGCTTCATGAGATTAATACACTTGAATGGGATGACCTAGTGGTTGCAAATGATCCTAACACCTCGACTATTAATGGAG GAGGCAAAGTTCCACATTTTGATCAACAGAATCAAAGTAATCTCAGCAAT TGGTTTTATCAGCAGGTAGCCAACAATCTTTCTGCAGAAATCCCTTCTTTTGATAATCTAACGCAACCAATTGCTGGGAGTCACACTTTTCCGGAGAATCTTAATCTTCAGACAGACAATCAAATGAATCCAAATGAGCAGATAAATCATAATGTCTTAGTTAATGGTGTTTTCTTGGACACTTTGGGCAATGGTGGATTGCAAAGTCAGGATAGCTTTGGAATGTGGGTGAACCATATGTTGTCGGATTCGCCATGTTCAGTAGATGAGTCAGCTGTTGAATCATCAGTGTCATCCATTCACGAATCATATTCATCTCTAGTAGGGGATGATAAGCAAACTTCTTTgccagaacaagtatttaatctcACTGATGTGTCACCTGCATGGGTGCCTTCTACTGAGAAATCAAAG ATCCTCGTGACTGGATTCTTTCATAAGGATGCTGACCTTTCAAAGTCCAATCTATTGTGTGTCTGTGGTGATGTAAGTGTTCCTGTAGAATGTGTTCAGGTTGGGGTCTACCGATGTTGGGTACCTCCACATTCTCCTGGATTTGTGAATCTCTACTTGAGCTTTGATGGCCATAAACCTATCAGCCAAGTTGTTAATTTTGAGTATCGTACTCCCATTCTGCATGATCCTGCGGCTTTTATGGAAAACAATGACAACTGGGACAAGTTCCAATTCGAGATGAGGCTTTCTTATCTGCTTTTTACCAAAAAGAATAGTCTTGATGTCTTCTCTTGTACAGTATCACCTAAGAGACTAAAGGAGGCGAGAAACTTTGCCATCAGAACGTCGTTTATTTCCAATAGTTGGCAATGCTTGATGAAGTCAACTCAATACAACAGAATTCCATATTCACAAGCAAAAGAAGACCTATTTGGAATTTCTTTAAGAAGCAGACTAAAGGAATGGATTTTGGAAAGAATTATTTTAGGCTGTAAGACTACTGAATATGATGCACAAGGCCAAAGTGTAATCCATTTGTGCGCGATTCTGGATTATACTTGGGCTGTTTCCCTATTTTCATGGTCAGGCTTGTCACTGGATTTCCGTGACAAGTTTGGGTGGACAGCTCTTCATTGGGCAGCATATTATGGAAG GGAGAAAATGGTTGCAACTCTTTTGTCGGCTGGGGCAAAGCCAAATTTGGTTACAGATCCAACTCCACAAAATCCTGGTGGACAAACTGCTGCTGATCTCGCATATATGAACGGTTATGATGGCTTAGCAGCTTATCTTTCAGAAAAGGCTCTGGTGAGGCAGTTCAATGACATGAGCTTAGCTGGAAATATCAGTGGCCAGCTAGAAACCAACACAACTGACCCAGAAGATCCTGAGAACCTTTCAGAGGACCAGCTGTACCTGAAGGATACATTGGCAGCTTATCGAACAGCTGCTCAGGCAGCAGCACGCATACAAGCTGCATTTAGAGAGCATTCCCTAAAACTGCAAACTGAAACCATTGAGCTTTTGACACCAGAGGCTGAAGCACGCAAAATAGTTGCAGCAATGAAGATTCAGCACGCCTTTAGGAATTTCGAGTCGAGGAAAATGATGAAAGCTGCTGCTCGCATTCAGTACACATACCGCACATGGAAGATTCGCAGAGAATTCCTCAACATGCGTCATCAGGCTATTAAAATTCAA GCTGCTTTCCGGTGCTTTCAATTGAGGAAGCATTATCGTAAAATTTTGTGGTCTGTCGGGGTGGTCGAGAAAGCACTATTGCGTTGGCGTTTAAAGAGAAAAGGTTTGCGTGGGCTGCATGTTAACAATGCCGATCAGAAGCAGGAAGGTGATGGAGAGGAGGAATTCTTTCGAATTGGTAGGAAGCAAGCTGAAGAGCGTGTCGAGAGATCTGTAGTGCGTGTGCAGGCCATGTTCCGTTCAAAGAAGGCACAACAAGATTATAGGAGGATGAAGCTGGCCCTTAATCAAGCAAAT